The following are from one region of the Desulfonatronum thioautotrophicum genome:
- a CDS encoding pentapeptide repeat-containing protein, with the protein MTWYIAAPIIAVVLLLNMTGPLDAFDQADLDQLRGSRQCPNCNLSGANLSGARLNRADLSEANLRNADLSWANLNGARLVGADLSQADLSSANLSWSDLSGANLTETTLTRANLTGAKLSGAAWIDGRECAEGSIGVCG; encoded by the coding sequence ATGACTTGGTACATTGCCGCGCCGATCATCGCCGTCGTCCTACTCCTGAACATGACGGGACCCCTTGATGCTTTTGATCAAGCCGACCTGGATCAATTGCGGGGGAGCAGACAGTGTCCGAATTGCAATTTGAGCGGGGCGAACCTGAGCGGAGCAAGACTGAACAGGGCCGACCTCAGCGAAGCTAATCTGCGCAACGCCGACCTGAGTTGGGCCAATCTCAACGGTGCTAGGCTGGTGGGAGCCGATCTGAGCCAGGCCGACCTGAGCAGTGCCAACCTGAGCTGGTCCGACCTGAGCGGAGCGAACCTGACCGAAACAACCCTGACCCGAGCCAACCTGACAGGGGCCAAACTCAGCGGGGCCGCCTGGATCGATGGACGCGAATGCGCCGAAGGCTCCATAGGGGTATGCGGTTGA
- a CDS encoding rubredoxin-like domain-containing protein, producing the protein MASFKCDNCGNTLEAATPPEICPACSKKCSFVDVTCYTPECGGPDSQNINPTMFQKKNASDKTQG; encoded by the coding sequence ATGGCCTCTTTCAAGTGCGACAACTGCGGAAACACTCTTGAAGCAGCAACGCCGCCGGAAATCTGCCCGGCATGCTCGAAAAAGTGTTCATTCGTGGATGTGACCTGCTACACTCCGGAATGTGGCGGACCGGATTCCCAGAACATCAACCCAACCATGTTTCAAAAAAAGAACGCGTCTGACAAAACTCAAGGCTAA
- a CDS encoding PQQ-dependent sugar dehydrogenase, whose product MKRKTSALPMLLTLLLVAFYAHCGRETSIADAGESRIHRTVIMSGLSNPWDLAFASDGAMLFTEKCRGLFVRTSDGTVRHLFGNRGATLEADDFFCRGQSGMLGVALDPAFAENRRVFVFMASQANRVRTNRVVRLTVDETYVTVSDRMDIIDDIPFKQSFSRWGRAGAHSGGRIRFSPTDGYLYVATGDNHEGRLPQDLSRLGGKVLRVDGDGRAAAGNAIPADGDPRIFTHGHRNVQGLAFHPETGRPFACEHGPAHDDEVTPLSPGGNGGWDPAPLPGVSCWHDYCGYTSNNPEGRPTPMTDLNRFPDALQPSWNNRGDSEGMGPCVFLEGPHWQDWEGRLAVGFLRGARIELLTLDAADMTTEAIVIPGLPSQRMRSLVLGPDGALYVATDGGGIWRLESI is encoded by the coding sequence ATGAAACGAAAGACGAGCGCACTCCCCATGCTGCTTACGCTTTTGCTTGTGGCTTTTTATGCCCATTGCGGACGTGAGACGTCCATCGCGGATGCCGGAGAGTCTCGCATCCATCGCACGGTCATCATGTCCGGTTTAAGCAATCCATGGGATTTGGCCTTTGCTTCGGACGGGGCCATGCTCTTCACGGAAAAATGCCGGGGGCTCTTCGTGCGGACGTCGGATGGCACGGTTCGGCATTTGTTTGGAAACCGCGGCGCGACTCTGGAGGCGGACGATTTTTTTTGCCGTGGACAGAGTGGCATGTTGGGCGTGGCCCTGGATCCGGCATTCGCGGAGAATCGCCGGGTTTTCGTGTTCATGGCCTCGCAGGCCAATAGGGTGAGGACCAACCGCGTCGTGCGTCTCACTGTGGACGAGACGTACGTCACTGTCTCGGATCGTATGGACATTATTGATGATATTCCCTTCAAACAGTCCTTCAGCCGCTGGGGCCGGGCAGGGGCGCACAGCGGAGGACGAATTCGGTTCAGTCCGACTGACGGCTACCTGTATGTCGCCACCGGCGACAACCATGAAGGCCGGTTGCCCCAGGATCTTTCCCGCCTGGGGGGCAAGGTGCTGCGGGTGGATGGTGATGGCCGGGCCGCAGCGGGCAATGCCATCCCGGCCGATGGTGATCCGCGTATTTTCACCCACGGGCACCGCAATGTGCAGGGCCTCGCCTTTCATCCGGAAACGGGCCGGCCCTTTGCCTGCGAACACGGTCCGGCTCATGACGACGAGGTTACGCCCCTGTCTCCCGGCGGCAATGGCGGCTGGGACCCGGCGCCCTTGCCGGGAGTCTCGTGTTGGCACGACTACTGCGGCTACACCTCCAACAATCCTGAAGGCCGACCCACGCCCATGACGGATCTGAACCGATTCCCCGATGCCCTGCAGCCATCCTGGAACAATCGCGGTGATTCGGAGGGAATGGGGCCCTGCGTCTTCCTGGAAGGTCCGCACTGGCAGGACTGGGAAGGGCGGCTGGCTGTGGGGTTTCTGCGCGGGGCGCGCATTGAGCTGTTGACGTTGGACGCCGCGGACATGACCACGGAGGCAATCGTCATCCCCGGTCTGCCGTCCCAGCGCATGCGCTCCCTGGTCCTGGGGCCGGATGGGGCGCTTTATGTCGCCACCGACGGAGGGGGAATCTGGCGGTTGGAGTCAATATGA
- a CDS encoding TfoX/Sxy family protein, with amino-acid sequence MSRTGGRQLTDLKNIGKKIAGRLNEAGIFTEDDLRRLGAAEAHRKIKERHPAETLPVCYYLYSFEGALTDMHWNAIGEARKRELQAQISG; translated from the coding sequence ATGAGTCGAACCGGAGGAAGACAGCTCACGGACCTGAAGAACATCGGCAAGAAGATTGCCGGGCGGCTGAACGAGGCCGGAATTTTCACCGAGGACGATCTGCGGCGCTTGGGCGCGGCCGAGGCGCACCGGAAGATCAAGGAGCGCCACCCGGCGGAGACGCTGCCGGTGTGCTACTACCTGTACTCCTTCGAAGGGGCGCTGACCGACATGCACTGGAACGCAATCGGCGAGGCGCGCAAGCGGGAGCTCCAGGCCCAAATCAGTGGGTGA
- a CDS encoding cation:proton antiporter family protein has protein sequence MLVILVSFAFLFGLALTRIGLPPMVGFLVAGFAYNMVGLLPPSGLDLVADLGIKLLLFSIGLKLDVRGLLKAEIWASATVQMILTTALMCGILFLGQYWLDTPLLDMSWQTILVLGFALSFSSTVFAVKVLEEKGDLTAFYGRIAIGILIMQDLFAVLFLSVSEGKAPSVWALGVLALPFLRPVLYRLLDLAGRGELFILCGLFIALGVGAEGFSLVGLKPDLGALVVGVMIAGHPRASELSKALFGFKELMLVGFFLSIGMTGLPTLEMLFASVLLCLILPVKTGVYHLIVSRFGMRSRSSLFASLTLTNYSEFGLIVAAIAVGQGMLSGDWLLITAMTVSISFALSSPLSTHSEFVYRRLLTWLCRFERDYCHPHDMPIDLGEVKAVVLGMGRIGSGAYDELQKTYGKQICGVEHAPDRVDFNRTQGRNVILGDACDTEFWLKLRKDIRLELVILAMPNHQGNLYAAQQLRNLGFNCQVAAIARFPEEVEELSAIGVCTAFNMYEQAGAGLARSAVEGCHLART, from the coding sequence ATGCTCGTTATTCTTGTCAGCTTCGCGTTTCTATTCGGCCTGGCATTGACCCGGATCGGCCTGCCGCCCATGGTCGGGTTCCTCGTGGCCGGGTTCGCCTACAACATGGTCGGGCTTCTGCCGCCTTCAGGACTGGATTTGGTGGCGGATCTGGGCATTAAGCTGCTGTTGTTTTCCATTGGATTGAAGCTGGATGTCCGCGGTCTGCTCAAGGCCGAGATATGGGCCAGCGCCACGGTTCAGATGATTTTGACCACGGCCTTGATGTGCGGCATTCTGTTTTTGGGGCAATACTGGCTGGATACTCCACTGCTGGACATGTCCTGGCAGACGATTCTGGTCCTGGGTTTTGCCCTGTCTTTTTCCAGTACGGTGTTCGCGGTCAAGGTACTGGAGGAAAAAGGCGATTTGACGGCATTTTACGGTCGAATCGCCATCGGGATTCTGATCATGCAGGATCTCTTCGCCGTGCTTTTTCTGAGCGTTTCCGAGGGCAAGGCACCAAGCGTCTGGGCCTTGGGCGTGCTCGCCCTTCCTTTTTTGCGGCCAGTGCTTTACCGGCTCCTGGACCTGGCTGGACGGGGCGAATTGTTCATTTTGTGCGGCCTGTTCATCGCCCTGGGCGTCGGAGCCGAAGGTTTTTCCCTGGTCGGACTGAAGCCGGACCTCGGTGCGTTGGTGGTGGGCGTGATGATCGCCGGGCATCCCCGGGCCTCGGAGCTGTCCAAGGCTCTGTTTGGTTTCAAGGAACTGATGCTGGTGGGATTTTTTCTCTCCATCGGCATGACGGGCCTGCCCACACTGGAAATGCTGTTTGCCTCCGTGCTGCTTTGTCTGATTCTTCCCGTGAAGACGGGCGTCTACCATCTCATTGTCAGCCGTTTCGGAATGCGGTCGCGCTCCAGCCTCTTCGCCTCGTTGACCCTGACCAATTACTCAGAGTTCGGTTTGATCGTCGCGGCCATCGCCGTGGGTCAGGGAATGCTCTCCGGTGATTGGCTATTGATCACGGCCATGACCGTGAGCATCAGCTTTGCCCTCTCCTCCCCGCTGAGCACCCATTCCGAGTTCGTCTATCGCCGGCTACTCACCTGGTTGTGCCGGTTTGAGCGGGATTATTGCCACCCTCACGACATGCCCATCGACCTGGGCGAGGTCAAGGCCGTCGTTCTGGGAATGGGCCGTATCGGTTCAGGTGCCTACGATGAGCTGCAAAAAACCTATGGCAAGCAAATTTGTGGCGTGGAACACGCCCCGGATCGGGTTGATTTCAACCGCACCCAGGGCCGTAACGTGATCCTGGGCGATGCCTGCGATACGGAGTTCTGGCTGAAACTGCGCAAGGACATCAGGTTGGAGTTGGTCATCCTGGCCATGCCCAACCACCAGGGCAACCTCTATGCGGCCCAACAACTGCGCAACCTGGGCTTCAATTGCCAAGTGGCGGCCATTGCTCGATTCCCCGAGGAAGTGGAGGAACTCTCGGCCATCGGTGTCTGCACGGCCTTCAATATGTACGAACAGGCCGGGGCAGGATTGGCGCGGAGCGCTGTCGAAGGATGCCACTTGGCACGAACATGA
- the trkA gene encoding Trk system potassium transporter TrkA has protein sequence MRIVIIGAGEIGFHVAQRLSKEHKDVVVIDKNPETLRRISDHLDVQTIEGSGSSPVILEQAGIVQARLLLAVTDSDEANLTACLFARALAPELTKLARIRNQEYLHYKSTLTREILNIAHVINPDQEVVRALERMLEIPGAMEVNTFAGGRVKLIGVRLCPDSPLIGLRLMDIPDRYRDNRFIVAAIVRDERLLIPTGPDTLRREDVVYFICADTQVEHVLPLFSPCTTKVRNVMIIGGGGVGLLAAQALERNGFSVKLIERDPQRCEQLAGALEKTIVLHGDGSDGDLLQEEGIRETDAFIALTGGEETNVLLSLLAKRMGADKTITRINKFAYIPLARAIGLENVISPRIAAVHTIFRHVRRGKVISSVLIRGEEAEALEAMAQEKTPIVHKPIKDLHFPKGALILCVIRGEEVIIPDGASVILPGDRIVILCSRANIAKVERALAVKLEYI, from the coding sequence ATGCGCATCGTGATCATCGGGGCCGGGGAGATCGGCTTCCACGTGGCTCAGCGCCTTTCCAAGGAACACAAGGATGTGGTGGTCATCGACAAGAATCCGGAGACGCTGAGGAGGATCAGCGATCACCTGGACGTGCAGACCATCGAAGGTTCCGGGAGCAGCCCGGTGATTCTGGAGCAGGCCGGAATAGTGCAGGCCAGGTTGTTGCTGGCGGTTACGGACAGTGACGAGGCTAACCTCACAGCCTGTCTGTTCGCGCGGGCTCTAGCCCCGGAATTGACCAAACTGGCTCGGATCCGCAACCAGGAATATCTGCACTACAAATCTACCTTGACCAGGGAAATCCTGAACATCGCCCACGTGATCAATCCGGATCAGGAGGTGGTCCGCGCCCTGGAGCGGATGCTGGAGATTCCCGGGGCCATGGAGGTCAATACTTTTGCCGGGGGGCGGGTCAAGCTGATCGGGGTCAGACTCTGCCCGGACAGCCCATTGATCGGCCTGCGTCTCATGGATATCCCGGACCGTTATCGGGATAACCGGTTCATCGTCGCGGCCATTGTCCGTGACGAACGGCTGCTGATTCCCACCGGTCCCGATACACTGCGCCGGGAAGACGTGGTTTACTTCATCTGTGCCGACACACAGGTCGAGCACGTCTTGCCCCTGTTTTCCCCCTGCACCACCAAAGTCCGCAACGTCATGATCATCGGCGGCGGCGGTGTAGGACTTCTGGCTGCCCAGGCCCTGGAGCGCAATGGTTTTTCCGTCAAGCTTATTGAACGCGATCCGCAACGCTGTGAACAACTGGCCGGCGCACTGGAAAAGACCATCGTGCTCCACGGCGACGGTTCGGACGGAGACCTGCTTCAGGAGGAGGGCATCCGGGAAACCGACGCCTTCATCGCCCTGACCGGCGGTGAAGAGACCAACGTCCTGCTTTCTCTCCTGGCCAAACGAATGGGGGCGGACAAGACCATCACCCGGATCAACAAGTTCGCCTACATCCCCCTGGCCAGGGCCATCGGCCTGGAGAACGTGATCAGTCCCCGGATTGCCGCGGTCCACACCATTTTCCGCCATGTCCGCCGAGGCAAGGTCATTTCCTCGGTCCTCATCCGCGGTGAAGAGGCTGAGGCTTTGGAGGCCATGGCCCAGGAAAAAACGCCCATCGTCCACAAGCCGATAAAAGATCTGCACTTTCCCAAGGGCGCGCTGATCCTCTGCGTGATCCGTGGCGAAGAAGTGATCATTCCGGACGGAGCCAGTGTGATCCTCCCCGGAGACAGAATCGTGATCCTTTGCTCCAGGGCGAACATTGCCAAAGTGGAGCGGGCGTTGGCCGTCAAACTGGAATACATCTGA
- a CDS encoding TrkH family potassium uptake protein: MHWRGIFSYTGAIIAAVGLLMLPALVCSLYYGDAGVAPLLLSMVSVSLAGLALYLVWRKHAPETVNSREAMTIVALCWISAGLVGALPFHLGGVFDSFTDAFFESVSGFTTTGSSVLTDIEAVAPGLLFWRSLTQWIGGMGIIVLSVAVLPILGVGGMHLYRAEFSGGRQDRIKPRVRAAALSLWKVYLLFSTVLVVLLLLGGMNLFDALCHMFATIATGGYSTKNLSMGHYQSAYLHLVVTMFMFLGAINFALHYQALRGRPLALWSNSEARFFTVLTLGTVTVIALTLWAQQTYETLGEAFLFSAFNLVSIITTTGYATADFALWPPLAAALLFVAMFIGGCAGSTSGGVKCMRVLLVAKHMYREGFRVIHPQAVVLVKMSGKRVEESVVSGICGFLGLFAALYLVLSLLLAAMGLDLVTSFSAAIAAMGNIGPGFGSVGPAENFAHLPDAAKWLLAWGMLLGRLELYAVIIFLFPAFWRA, translated from the coding sequence ATGCACTGGCGAGGCATCTTCTCCTACACCGGCGCGATTATCGCCGCCGTGGGCCTGCTCATGCTCCCGGCCCTGGTGTGTTCGCTGTATTACGGTGACGCGGGCGTCGCGCCCCTGCTGTTGTCCATGGTTTCGGTCAGCCTCGCGGGGTTGGCCCTGTACCTGGTTTGGCGCAAGCACGCCCCGGAAACTGTGAACAGCCGGGAAGCCATGACCATCGTGGCCCTGTGCTGGATCAGCGCCGGGCTTGTCGGGGCCTTGCCGTTCCATCTCGGCGGCGTGTTCGACTCCTTTACGGACGCCTTTTTCGAGTCGGTCTCGGGGTTCACCACCACGGGCTCATCCGTGCTCACGGACATCGAAGCCGTGGCTCCGGGCCTGCTCTTCTGGCGCAGCCTGACCCAATGGATCGGCGGCATGGGCATCATCGTTCTGTCCGTGGCCGTGCTGCCCATTCTCGGAGTGGGCGGCATGCACCTTTACCGGGCCGAATTTTCCGGCGGCAGGCAGGATCGGATCAAGCCCCGGGTCCGGGCAGCGGCCCTGTCGTTGTGGAAGGTCTATCTACTGTTTTCCACTGTGTTGGTGGTTCTGCTGCTACTGGGCGGGATGAATCTCTTCGACGCCCTGTGCCATATGTTCGCCACCATTGCCACAGGCGGCTACTCCACCAAGAATCTTTCCATGGGCCATTACCAGAGTGCTTATCTGCATCTGGTGGTTACGATGTTCATGTTCCTGGGGGCGATCAACTTCGCCCTGCATTACCAAGCCTTGCGCGGACGTCCCCTGGCCTTGTGGAGCAATTCCGAGGCTCGATTTTTCACTGTGCTCACACTGGGAACCGTCACCGTGATTGCCCTGACGCTTTGGGCGCAGCAAACCTATGAAACCCTGGGCGAGGCTTTCCTGTTCAGCGCTTTCAACCTGGTCTCCATCATCACCACCACCGGCTATGCCACAGCGGACTTTGCCCTCTGGCCGCCTCTGGCCGCGGCGCTTCTCTTCGTGGCCATGTTCATCGGCGGATGCGCCGGGTCCACTTCCGGAGGGGTGAAGTGCATGCGCGTCCTCCTGGTGGCCAAGCATATGTACAGGGAAGGCTTCCGGGTCATCCATCCCCAGGCCGTGGTCCTGGTCAAGATGAGCGGCAAGCGGGTGGAGGAAAGCGTTGTCAGCGGAATTTGTGGGTTTCTGGGGCTGTTCGCGGCTCTGTACTTGGTGCTGTCCCTGCTGCTGGCGGCCATGGGATTGGACCTGGTCACTTCCTTCAGCGCGGCCATCGCAGCCATGGGCAACATCGGCCCAGGCTTTGGCAGTGTAGGTCCTGCTGAAAATTTCGCCCACCTACCCGACGCGGCCAAATGGCTGCTGGCCTGGGGCATGCTCCTGGGTCGCCTGGAACTGTACGCCGTAATTATCTTTCTGTTTCCGGCCTTCTGGAGGGCGTGA
- the ahbA gene encoding siroheme decarboxylase subunit alpha: MDAVDKKILDLIQTDFPLDPRPYARIGEQFGLTEAEALARVRALKGKGIIRRIGANFQSRKLGWTSTLCAAQVPEGKLDLFTAEVNRHPGVTHNYLRQHMYNVWFTMIAPGVDKVRETLAEITAKTGIEILNLPAEKTYKIKVDFPMAENEQD; encoded by the coding sequence ATGGACGCCGTAGACAAAAAAATCCTGGACCTGATCCAGACCGACTTCCCCCTGGATCCGCGACCCTACGCCCGGATCGGTGAACAGTTCGGCCTGACTGAGGCCGAAGCCCTGGCCCGGGTCCGGGCCCTCAAGGGCAAGGGCATCATCCGCCGGATTGGGGCCAACTTCCAATCCCGCAAGCTGGGCTGGACCAGCACCCTCTGCGCGGCCCAGGTCCCGGAGGGCAAACTGGATCTGTTCACGGCCGAGGTAAACCGCCACCCCGGCGTGACCCACAATTACCTGCGCCAACACATGTACAACGTTTGGTTCACCATGATCGCGCCCGGGGTGGACAAGGTCCGCGAAACCCTGGCCGAGATCACGGCCAAGACCGGCATCGAAATCCTGAACCTGCCCGCGGAAAAGACCTACAAGATCAAGGTGGACTTTCCCATGGCTGAAAACGAGCAGGATTGA
- the ahbD gene encoding heme b synthase, whose translation MQHPHSIDKNHSTSQGVQSSGHSGSSPIGHPTGAPKSLSGMPKPLSDGSPPCRLIAWEVTRSCNLACKHCRAEAHMEPYPGELSTEEAKALIDTFPEVGDPIIIFTGGEPLLRPDIFELVTYADAKGLRCVMAPNGTLVTADVAKKMKAAGIQRASISLDGPDAASHDVFRGVPGAFDGALRAIEHFKAVGLPFQINTTVTRNNLGQFKEIFHLAEKLGAVAWHIFLLVPTGRGANLGREVITGEEYEEVLNWFYDFRKTTSMQLKATCAPHYLRIMRQRAKEEGIPVTMDNFGLDAVSRGCLGGTGFCFISHTGQVQPCGYLDLDCGQTKITPFPEIWKKSKQFLEFRDQKTYQGKCGVCEYHKVCAGCRARAQTMSGHYLAEEPLCTYQPKKAEAQ comes from the coding sequence ATGCAGCATCCTCACTCCATCGATAAAAATCACTCCACCTCTCAGGGTGTCCAATCTTCCGGACACTCAGGGAGCAGCCCTATCGGCCACCCAACGGGCGCCCCAAAAAGCCTCTCAGGCATGCCCAAACCCCTGTCTGACGGTTCGCCGCCCTGTCGGCTGATCGCCTGGGAGGTGACCCGGTCCTGCAATCTGGCCTGCAAACACTGCCGGGCCGAGGCGCACATGGAGCCGTATCCGGGCGAGTTGTCCACCGAGGAAGCCAAGGCCTTGATCGACACATTTCCGGAAGTCGGAGATCCGATCATCATTTTCACTGGTGGCGAACCCCTGCTCCGACCGGACATCTTCGAGTTGGTCACCTATGCCGATGCCAAGGGTCTGCGCTGCGTCATGGCCCCCAACGGTACCCTGGTCACCGCGGATGTGGCCAAGAAGATGAAAGCGGCCGGCATCCAGCGGGCCAGCATTTCCCTGGACGGACCGGATGCAGCCAGCCACGATGTCTTTCGCGGGGTGCCGGGAGCATTTGACGGTGCCCTGCGGGCCATTGAGCATTTCAAGGCCGTGGGTCTGCCCTTCCAGATCAATACCACCGTGACCAGGAACAACCTGGGCCAGTTCAAGGAAATCTTCCACCTGGCCGAAAAACTGGGTGCCGTAGCCTGGCATATTTTCCTGCTGGTGCCCACGGGGCGAGGCGCGAACCTGGGCCGGGAAGTGATTACCGGCGAGGAATACGAAGAAGTGCTCAACTGGTTTTACGATTTCCGCAAGACCACCTCCATGCAGCTCAAGGCCACCTGCGCGCCCCACTACCTGCGCATAATGCGTCAAAGGGCCAAAGAGGAGGGAATCCCGGTGACCATGGACAACTTTGGCCTGGACGCGGTCAGCCGGGGCTGTCTGGGCGGTACGGGGTTCTGCTTCATCTCCCACACCGGCCAGGTCCAGCCTTGCGGCTACCTGGATCTGGACTGCGGCCAGACCAAAATCACGCCGTTTCCGGAAATCTGGAAAAAATCAAAACAGTTTCTGGAATTTCGCGACCAGAAGACCTACCAGGGAAAGTGCGGGGTCTGCGAGTACCATAAGGTCTGCGCCGGGTGTCGGGCTCGAGCCCAGACCATGAGTGGCCACTATTTGGCCGAGGAACCGCTGTGCACCTATCAACCGAAGAAGGCCGAAGCGCAATAG
- a CDS encoding addiction module protein: protein MMINEVTTKALSLKPIEKIHLVETLLDSLDHQDANIEQRWAEESEKRFKAYKEGVIEGVSLDQIRNTTRRDFLSPLQSFTPSLTF, encoded by the coding sequence ATGATGATCAATGAGGTCACGACAAAAGCACTATCCCTGAAGCCTATTGAAAAAATTCACCTTGTTGAGACACTATTGGATAGCCTGGATCATCAGGATGCGAACATTGAGCAAAGATGGGCTGAAGAGTCGGAAAAAAGGTTCAAGGCCTACAAAGAAGGTGTGATTGAAGGCGTCTCTCTTGATCAAATCCGCAATACTACTCGGAGAGATTTCCTAAGCCCACTGCAATCGTTTACTCCATCTCTTACATTCTGA